The DNA region CGACGATTGGCTACAACATTTAACGGCACACCCTTGAGGCGCGAAAGATAGACGTGTAAAGGTGCTTGGGCTGTAAAATCAATTTCCCCTGCAATCAGCGCATCGCGCATCTTTGCACTACTTTGAAAGGTAATGACTTCCGCATTTAAACCAGCCGCATTGAAATAACCTAAATCTTGTGGAATCCACACATCAATCGAGTTAATTCCGCTTACCGCCCCCAGTTTGACGCTGATAGTTCCTTGATTAGCACCAGGCTGGGTGATATTATTACAGGCTTGTGTCGCTAGAGCAGTTGTTACTCCTAAAGAAGCATATTTTAAAAAGTCTCTACGTGTAGGCATTGGCTTATTCAAGGTTTATTCAATCAGCACCACTTATTCAACAGAAAAACGTGGGGTTGCCAAATTTGGATCAGCCCACGTTTATCGGGCAGTTTCTTCAAAAATTAACCAACAGTCAAAACTCGGTTATCAACAATTTGCTGGAAGGTTGCATCAGGTTGAATCAGTCCCCATTTCACCATCCAGTTGTAAGTCCGATGAAAATCTGCCTCGCAGTATGGTGCTGGGTCTGCATAGCGCAAACGGTTGCGGCGGAAGTCTGACGGTTCTAGATGAACAATCTCTTCAGATACGTCATCGATCAGATATTTCACATAGCGGGTGGGGTCTTCTTGTAAATCCTTCACCGCACGACGGATAGCTTTGTTAATGGCTTCAAAGCTGGCTTGATCTACTTCTGGACTAGCAATTTCTAGACCTACATAGTGAGCCTCGGCAATAATCTTGTAGCCGAGTTTTTCAGCGACTGTAATCCAAGGTTCCATCACCGCCACTGCATCAACTAGGCCATCACGCAAAGCGAGAAAGCGGTTGAATTGTTTGGGTTGACTACCGCCTTCAATGTGAACTACTTTAATCTCTTCTTGGGGAAGGAAGCCTTCAAGTGTTTGGATGGCGATGTAGTGGGAACCGTGGTGAAAATTCACACCCACCGGTACATTAGCGAGGTCTTGGGGGATGTTGTAGGGTGAGTCTGGACGGACAATAATGGCTTGACTGGCGATCGCCGCCCGTTTAGCAATTACCTGTCCACCACGAGAACTGTCGTATGTGCGGCGTACTTGTCCCCATTCACAGGCGCGGTAAAGGCTGCTTTGGCCTTGCTCAAACAAAGAGGGGCCACCAAAAGAACTAACTTGACGATGATCATCAATTAGGGTGATGTTAGCTGGGCGATCGCCATAATTGCGTTTGACAAACTCAATCTCCAGCCCTAATTCAGCAAAGTAACCTTGATCACGAGCCACATAGTAAGGCAGTGAGAACACTGTGCCACTAATCTCGGTGGTAATTTTCTTGAGTGCCAAATTTGCGTTACTCAAGGGTTTTTCTCCTGATTTTTATCGGTCAAGAATTATTCTCCGGTAAATACACGGATTTAGTCAAGATTAAAAATATTTATTTACAGTAGTGCAGATGATTCTAATGAAGCAGTCAAACTTCAGTTATCAAAAAACATACGTATATAAAACTATAGGAATACGGTTTGATTACTGAATCTAGTTGTGTGGTGCGCGTTCGCAAAGCGTCTCGCAGAGAAGCGCAGCGCAAGCGCGATACGCAGAAAGTAAGAAATAAGCCTGATCCGGGTGTACTGATTTTTTTCCCAAATCAAATATGAGTCCTATAGATTACAATTTCTATAGATGATTATTATTGGAAATTTTAGACTCACATCAAATTGGTAGAGACTAAGTTCTGACTAATAATATTGCTGATTGATTACCTATATTGTGAATATTCAAAATAACTTGATTTTCACTTGATGTACAGCCCAAAAGTATCTTGATTTCTGTATCACGCTTTTCCAAATCTACACTACAGATAACAGATGTTACTCTTTTATGAGATAAACTTCCGATCCAGACATCAATATTAGAGGCATCCCCAGCTTGAGTATCTGCCAAATATCCATAGTCCAAAGGGTAAATGAAGGAGGCATATTTGGGATGTGTGCTTCCTTTTGAACGCTCAATTTTGATATTACTAGTAGCGACTAACTGATCTAATTTCTTCCAGAAGTCATTGCTTTGCGTCATAACGATGCTCATTAGATATCTTATTGACTTAACAGGTTTGGTAATAATCTCATATCATTAAATACAACAGATGCACCAACTTCTCGTAATGTTTCTGGATTCGTCAATTCCGCATAACCAAACACAGTCATCCCTGCATTAACTCCTGCTTTTACGCCAGTGGGTGTATCTTCAATCACCGCACATTCCTGGGGTAAGAAGCCCATTTTTTTAGCTGCATGTAAGAATACATCAGGATAAGGTTTACTGCGTTGAACATCTTCAGCACTAAATATTTTTCCTACAAAATATGATGATAATTTTGTGACATCTAGAGCTTTATAAATCCAATCATAGTTACTATTTGATGCTAGACAGTAAGGAATATTCAAATTGCTTAAAACATCATGTATTCCTGTTACTGGTAGCAAATCGCTGTCAAAAGCTTCTAAAACCCGTTGATGAAATTCATGACTAAAATTATCCGGTGGAGCTTTACCAAGCATATTTGTAATTATCTCGATAGCTTGAGACATTGATTTGCCCACAAAAATCTTAAATATCTCGTCTAAAGTTAGCGTGAGTTCTATTTCTGTGAGCATTTCTAACAAAATTTGATTGGCAACTCGTTCACTGTCAATCAGCACACCATCACAATCAAAAATAATTAAATTGAATCTGTCCATGAATTAGTCAAAATTTGATTTTTGTCCAATGACATAATACCAATTTAAGCTGAAACTGCTCTCCATAAATTATAGAGAGACGTTGTATATAACGTCTCTCTATAATTTACTGCTGAATTGCATTTAGTTTATAGGATTTACGCATCAAAACGAAAAATCAAGGGTGTAGGGGTTCATGGGTATAGGGTGTACTTATTCAAAATCCTTACACCCCAAACCTTTACACCCTTACACCCAATCTCCACAGATAATCTTTGTGCGTAAATCCTGGCTTAATTGAGTGCTGATTCTGCTAATACTTTCTCAGATTTTTGCTTTAGGACTGTTGGTAAATCACTAGTTAATGGCTCACCTTCAACTATTTGTGATTTAAAGCCATCAGGCCCGACGGGAATGTCACCTGTAATCGTAGTGCGATAAAGTACGCGCTCTACTTCTACATGATCTAAATCTTGGGGTGCTAAATGTGAGGTGGCGCGGTTATCCCAAAAGGCAATATCACCATTGTTCCACCGGAAGCGAGTGGTGTAAGCAGGTTTGGTGATTTGGTTGAAGAATAACTCAAGCAATAATTCACTTTCTTGTGGTGAGACATCAAGAATGTGTGAAGTAAAGCCAGGGTTCACAAACAAGGCTTTTTCACCAGTCTCAGGATGAACGCGCACTACTGGGTGAATTGAAACTTGGGGATTAGCGGCAATACGCTGGGCATATTTGCTGTTACTAGGTAAGCGTAAGCGTGCATTAAACCGATGTTCGGCTTTTAATCCATCAGCTAACTTCCGTATAGGTTCTGATAGACCCTCATAAGCTGCAACTAGATTAGTCCATTGCGTGTCACCACCAAAGCTAGGAACATTCACCGCCCGCAAAATTGAACCCGCAGGAGGATTCACAACCGCAGTCACATCGGTGTGCCAACGGCTTTCGTAGCTGGTACGGCGTAGACCATTGCGACGCTCAAAGCGACTACGGTCAATTGGTAGGATTTGGGAAAAGCCTTCTATTGGCTCGTCTTCGTGGGGGTGCGCGTAGGTCACTTCACCAAAACGAGCCGTGAAGGCAATTTGGGCAGCATGATCTATGTTTTGATTGCGAAAGAATACGACTTTCCACTTCAATAATGCTTTGCGAATTTCGGCAACTACCTCATCTTGCAAAGGACGTGAAAGATCCACTCCATTAATTTCAGCACCAGTGAATCCAGAAGTAGGTTTAACTTCAATATGTTTGTAACCCATGTTTATTCTCCAAAGTTTGTATAACAGAAGGTAGAAAACAACCCTGATGAAATCTGCTGCACCACTAATCGGGATAGAAAACGAATGTCCGCAACTCTATACTTTCCCTGGGTGGTGCATCTGAAGGACTGGTAGGATCTTCAAAAGCTGTATGAGCCGCAAATCTAGCGCGTCCATCTTCCGCAGAATCGAAACATTTGATAAACAGTAGTTCGTCTCTTTGCATTTGCGGAAAGTAGAACCATTGGTGTGCTTGGTTATAGGTAACTGCGTAGGTTTCACCAATGCGATCGCGGTATACTAAATCTCCGGCTACAAGGTCGTTTTGTGCAATGCTTTGAGCATCACACACTGCCAACGGTGACTCTTGAATTGTTTGAGCAATCCCCCGCCAAACATTGATAATGGCAAACCTTTTTTGTAATAAACTACCAATGTCTTGTATCCCTCTTGCGCCCAACTCTTTATAAGCCCTGGTATAACCAGATTTGGCGGTGAAATCGTTGTGTACACGCTTGGCAGGCTCTTTAATATTGTTTTCACCGGGCTTTGATTGTGCCGCATTCCGCAAAGTGTGATCAAAGATCACCACTTGAGTTGCACCCGTTAGTTCTTTGAGTATTTGCTCGGCTTCTGGGTAATAGATTTGACGGATTTCGTCTTCATCATAAAAGTCGCGGACGCTGGTATTGTAGGCATTAAAGGCAAAACCTTGCTGATCTAAAGAGATTTTTTCCGCGATGGCACGAGCATTATAAATAGGTAGTTGATAAGTCTGGAAAGTGCCGTTGGTACGGGGAACTCCTGGTGGTGGTTCATAAGTATAGTTGACAGGCTTTTCTGCCATCGGGATAAGATAGCTGAGATTAGCTTCTACCGATGGCAAACCATAAGCAAGCGGTTTATCTAGAACTTGATGATTGAAGCTCATAGGTTATACCTATTGGAAAATTATCAAAACTACGCAGATTTAGCCGACTCCCGCCTTAGCTGGCTGTTGCCACACGGCATTAGCATACAGTGATGGCTCAAAGTCTGGTGCAACATTGTCACTGGTAATTCGGGCTTCGTGTAGTGACCAGTCAGCAAAGAATAAGTCGTGGCTAATGCGTGAGACAATTGCTGGCACATCCCGCCGGATGCTGGGGACATCGCCGATGGGTAGACCAAAACTGACGAAGCCAGCCGGATTAAACACATGAATATCTTTGAGATAAGAAGCCGTACCAGGGACTTTTTCTAGATATTCATGAGCAGAACCAAGGTAAGGATAGGTGCTAAGTTGCTCGTTGCGTTGGTCGGCTGGCGGTTCGTAGCGATCGCGCCACAGGGCAATATGATGAGCAAAATCAGCTAGTTCTGGCCGTCTGGTGGGATCGACAAAGTAGCCAGTCCCCGCGATCGCAAAATCGAACTCAAACACATCATCATTCACTTGCGCCACAATGCGATCGTCTTGAGCATTCGCTTCTTTCCACGGTGCAGATAAATGCAGATGGAAATTAGCAAAGGCTGTGACTCGCTCAATCGCATCCGGTGGTGGTGTTGAGCCAACTTGATTAAACCGCCAAGCTTGGAACCACCGCGCTGCATCAGGTAATTGCCAATAGTTATTGTAAGCTCCAGGATAACCCCGCACACGAATCACAGGCAAAGATGCAATTTGCGATCGGCGTGCAAATAAATGCACTTCCTTTGCACCTGATTCTAGTGCCACACCAGCCGCATCAAAAGCCGAAGCCGCCGCACCCAAAACAGCTACCTTCTTACCACGCAACGCCTCAAAGTCAATTTCTTCCGAGGTATGTGCATATAAATTGCGTGGCAGAGATGTTAATACAGAGGGGATGTTTGCCCCACCAGTACCAGCTACACCATTAGCAAAGATAATCTTACGTGTGGTTTCTACCTGTGTGACACCATTCACTTCCAGATGTAGGCGAAAGAAACCTGCGGCGGGTTCAACTCGCACCAACTTTGTCTGATACCGAACTGGAATGTCTAAGAAATGCCGATACCAACTAAGATACTCTGCCCATAATACTCTGGGAATGCGGTCAATAGCGGCGTATGCTTCAGATCCGTGTCGCGCCTCGTACCAAGCCTGAAACGACAGTTCGGGGATTCCCAGTTCTGGCCCTGGGAGATTTTTCGGTGTGCGTAGCTTTTTCATCCGCGCTCGTGTCAGCCATACGCCTGCATTAGCTTCGTTTTCAGCTGCATCGATAATTGTCACGCGGCCAATACCTGCACGTCGCAGCGCAAATGCAAAAGTGCTACCACTGCCACTACCACCTACTATGGTGACATTGTGGTCAATCTCTGGATGATCAGGTATCCAGTTTTCGGGATCGGGGCCGATGAGGCGCAACGCTTCGCGTGCGGCAAAATCAGCGTCAGTCGTTGTTGTCATATCGGTCTTTCAGGATGAAACGAGGTTTAAGCGAGATTCGTACTGGAAGAAAAATAATCGTTTGTCTGATGCCAAGATAATGTTTTATTACAACCAAAGTTAGTTGCAGACATTTATAGGACTTACGAGCAAACTTCGGGAGGTCATGGAGGAATGAGAGTTTAAGAGAGTTCTTGCGTAAGTCCTAATTTACTAATTACTGCGCCAAGAGTGAGATAAGTCCCAAGGATTTCGTGTTGTGAGTGATTGACCACAAATTTTTGTAGTAATTTACTCAGCAGATACAGCTTACATCTGTTGATACCAAAAATATGTACTGACGATCACAATCTTTGTGACCCTAATAATTAGTTTATCTAATATTAAGTTTTGCAAACAGCTTATGGTTCATGAAACCAAGTAAAAGAAAGGCCTTTTAGCTTACTAAAAAATCCCAATTTCTTGGGTTTTGGTGGAGGAAAACATTGAGCATCAGGAGATATTTGTGGTGGTAATTCCCAAATATCACGGCTTTTATATCCTTCCCGTTCTGCTAAAGGATAATGTTCGTTAATTGCTCCAAATTCACCGTCTAATAATTCTCTTTCTATTTCGTGAAACATATTTTCACCATGAATAAAATTTTGAGAATCTGTACTTTGCTAGATAAGATTCATATCCTATTTCTGCTTTACTACTCCCAACTCACCATTCCCTACTCCCTATTTATTTTGATTTCTGCTTTACTACTCCCAACTCACCATTCCCTACTCCCTATTTATTTTGATTTTTGCTTTACCACTCCCAACTCCCCATTCCCTACTCCCACCTTTAAAGCTGACTTACCCAACGAAGAACAAATTACATCATTTTGTGGCGTATGAATCCGACTACACAGCACATCTCGATAATGTCTTTCCAGGGGATTTTTTTTCGATAAACCCGGATTTCCGATTAGTTGTAAACCAGTTTCTACGGCTTTAATTGCATTATTGGTGACTAAATATTTAACTGTTTGTGCTTGTAAATTTACCTTCGGATCTGGTTCACCTTTATCAATATCTGTTGCTAGACCATAAATTAATCGCTGGTTAGCATAAAGTAAGGCTTCAATTCCACCAACAGCTACTTGAAAGCGGGGTAAAGTTGCGAGACTTGCGCCTAAATTAGTAGGCGATCGCTCATTCAAATATTCCACTAACCAATCTCTGGCGGCTGTTGCTACACCTTGATACAAAGCACTCAACAATAAACTGCCAGCAGCCAGCATTAAGGGGTCGGGTTGTGACCAAGCTTTTAAAGGACGCACATCCAAGGCATATTCTGAAGGAATGCCAACATCTTCTAAAATCAAATCGTGACTGCCCGTTGCCCTCATCCCCAAGTGATCCCAAGTTTCCACAATCTTGATCCCTGGAAGATGTCGCGGAACCAAAAAACTCCCTATTTGGGGTTCCTCATCTTCTGTTCGCGCCCACACTACGAAGTAACGCAAAATCGGACTGCCTGTAGTGTATTGTTTGTGACCAGTAATTAACCAACCATCAGCTGTCCGTTTAGCAATGGTAGCTGGTAATCCGCCTCTGGCTGGTGTGCCTAATTCCGGTTCCACACGGGCAGCATTGAGTAACGCAATACCTTGCACAGACTCTCGACACAATCTTTCATAAACAACCGGATGCCAACGTCGGTGTCGGGCGGCGTTAGCGTGTTGTAAGTAGTGCATTGTTAGCACCAAAGCAGTAGAAGCATCTCCACTAGCTATCTTTTCAATCACCCGACAGGCTGTAGTGTATCCTACCGCTAACCCACCAAACTCTACTGGTACAGTCAGACTTAATAATCTGGCTTTGTGCAGGGCATCAAAATTTTCAAAGGGAAAAGAACTATCACTGTCATGGATAGCGGCACGAGTGGCAAAATCAGCAGCCAGAGAATCGACAAGTTCAAACAGATTGGGTAAGAATTTTGCTGTTGTGGTAGCTGCTTCTAAAACAGGTGGTTTGGACATTTAGCTAATCCTGAATTGGGGGTGTAAGGGGGTTAGGGTGTAGGGGTGTTAGGGTTCAAGGGTGCAATTTTTCCCCTATACCCCTATACGCCTACACCCCTACACCCTTAGTTTGATTTGCATTTATTAATATCTTCGTTAAAACTGTTATCCCACAGTTGTTTGACTTCAACCTTGGCAGGAATTACACCTGCTTTAAAAAAGGTATCTGCAACTTTTTGTTGAGAAGCTATGGCTTCGTCAGAAATAGGTAGGATTTCTTGACGACGTTGTTTTTGGCCTTGTTGGGCATCTTGATAAACTATGCCTTCGTCAACATTAATGGCGGTTGAATATGTCTTTGACCATTGCTTGAGGTTAGATTCCCGCCAGTTTTGGGATTTTTGTAAGCGACATAAGAAATCTGCGATCGCACCTTTTTTTTGTGGATCTGCGATCGCATTTGGTGAAGCAATAATCACAAAATTACCGCTTAAAATATCTTGTGCCGATTCCAACACCCGCGCCCCTTCTTTTTGGGCTTGGGGAATAGAGTAACCGTAAGTCGCCCAAGCATCTAGTTCGCCTTTACGAAAAGCCGAAAGTCCATCGGGTATCGACAACGGAATCGCATTGATATCCTTCATCGTCAGCCCGACTTTTTCCAACATTTTAATTAAGAAGTAGTGGGCAGTTGTGGCTTTAACGTAACCGACTTTTTTACCTTTGAGATCAGCGATAGTTTTGGCCGTTGAGTTCTTGGGTACAAGCACAACTTGACCAGTAGTCGGCCCTTTGAGAGTAGCGATAATTTTGACCGATGCTTTCGATTCAATCGCAAAAATCGGCGGAATTTCACTAGCCGAAGCCAAGTCAATTGCACCAGCGTTGATGGCTTGTACCATCAAATTGCCACCAGTAAATTCAGTAAACTGCGTTTTGTAGGGGAAATTATCTTGTCCAGCTAACTTTAAACTCAAATCCCAACCACCTTTGTACTTAGCCACACGTAATTGAGTTGTATCCGATGCTGCCACTTCAGAGGGGGTGGGATTTGCTGCGATCGTTGTTGGACTGGTAGACTTAACCTCTGAGCAAGCCGTTGTTGCTAAAGCCAGGAAACAACCCAGAGATAAAATAAAATTCTGCCGCAACCAATTAGTAGACACGTTAATTTTTAGGTATAAAAAGACAATTAAAGAAGGCAGTGGTTCGACTTCGCTCACCAACCAGGTAGGAGGCAATTTTTTCTAGTTATGGCAGTAAGCAAGTTGGTTAGGGCATCGATAAATAATAAAACTTAGACAGTACAAAGCTTTTAACCCTGTCACCCGCACCTATTACCTGTTCCCTACACTCCTTTTCTCTGCAATCATCACCGACTATTCCAACAAGTCTGGTTCTTCCCGCACAATCCGGTCATAGAGAGGCTGAAAACTAAACCAACCGCCCGTATGAGTTCCCACTTGACCATGAGTAAAACTTGCAGTTTCATGATCAATCGGCAGGGGTTTGCCAGCTGCTTCTGCCAACAATTGGGCTTGAGCCGATCGCTCAAAAGAGATGTACCAAAAAGCTGCCTCGTCTACTGTCTGACCCACAGTTAAAAAGCCATGATTCCGCAGGATGACAGCCTTTTTATCTCCCAAAGATTCAGCAATTCTTTTACCTTCGGAAGTATCTAAAACTACGCCTTTGTAGTCGTCAAATAGCGTATGGTCTTGATAAAAAGCACAAGCATCTTGAGTTAAAGGGTCAAGCAAACGACCCAAACTTGACCAAGCTTTGCCGTGTAGCGAATGAGCATGAGCAGCTGCAACTATATCCGGTCGCGCTTCATGCACCTGGGAATGAATCGCAAAGGCGGCGCGATTTACAGGCGCATCACCTTTGACCACTTCCCCTTCTTTATCAACTAACAACAAGTCAGAAACACGGATATGACCAAAGTATTTACCCAAGGGATTCACCCAAAAATGGTCGGTAAATTCAGGGTCACGGGCGGTAATGTGGCCTGCTATCCCTTCGCTAAAGCCAAAACGACCAAACAGGCGAAAAGCTGCTGCTAGGCGTTGTTTGCGATAAAGGCGTTCTTCTTCCACCCGTTCAAATACTGGTGGTTCGGGTCTAGTGAAATTTGGCATAATTTTTTCCAGTGCTGAACAGCTATGTGTGGGTTTTCCTTGTTTTATTTGAAAAGTACATTGGAATATCCAGAGCGAAAAGACCGCACACTATTTTGTTGGGGATGATAATGATGTCGCCAAATGCTACCAGTATCATTCCCCATAACATGAATTGAGATTGATGGCGCGAAGACGTTAGTAGCTTTGACAGAGTGAATATCGTTATCTGGAGGTAATAAATGATAAATATCCCCAGTTTTCACTTGATAAGTTCCTACCGTTTCTAAATAGGCGTATCCTTCTAATTCACCGTTATCTACGCGACGATATACTGTTTCTTCTTGTTTACCTTGATACAGTCCAACTAGTCCCCAAGATAAGTGATCGTGGACAGGTGTAATTTCATCGGGAGGAATCACCAAACTAAAAATAGTTAAGGAGCGATCCTGAGAACGATACAATAACCATTGTCCGATTCCCCCGCCTAAACCACTGTCAGGATTTGGCTGGGCAAAATTTGTTGGTAGCCAGTTCTCTTTTTTTAGTAGTGCTGCAAAGTACGGTTCTAGAGTATTGAGAGTTTCGGCGCGGTTATGAGTCGTGCTAGAGATAATGTCTTTAGCTGTTGCTACAAACTCACGCAAATCAGGACTATCAACAAACCATTGGTCTGCTTGTAGAGGTTCAAGAACAGTTGTCTGAGGCATAGATTTAGCTGATTTAAGCTACGGTTGCTGTTTGTCTTTCTAGTCGTTGGACTTCTTGACGCACCAAAGGAATTACATCTCGACCATAGGCTAGAGCATCTTCCACAGGGTCAAAACCACGAATCAAGAGTGTTGTTACCCCAGCTTTGTAGTAATCAAATAATGATTCTGCTACTTGTTCTGGAGTTCCAACCAAGGCTGTAGTATTACCCCGCGCACCAGTCGCAGCTGCAATTGGTGTCCATAAACGCTTATCGTGAATTTCCCTTTCTTTGGCAAAATCCAGCAACCGCAAGGAACCCACAGCTTCAGGTACTGCCGGAGCCTGACCACGAATTTCATTAATCCGCGAGAGAATATAATGGGCTTTTTCCCAGGCTTTTGCTTCGGTTTCGCCCAAAATTGGACGCAAGGAAATACTGAAACGTAAATCTTTTCCTGGCGGTGCTGCGGCTTTGACTTCAGCAATGCGTTGTTTAATCGCGCCTATGGGTTCTCCCCAAAACGCATAAACATTACTGTGCTTTGCACCTACACCCACAGCTGCACCAGAAGCACCACCAAAATATATAGGAATATGTGGTTGCTGTAAGGGTTTAACGTCCGAAAATGCGCCTTTGAATTGGTAAAACTCGCCTTCATAATCGAAGGGTTCTTGGCTTGTCCATACTCGTCGCACAACATCAAGATATTCATCAGTTCGACGATAGCGAGTATCATGGTCAAGCCAGTCACCATCACGCTGTTGTTCAGCATCACTACCACCAGTAATGATATGTACGGCAACACGACCATGAGAAAAGTGATCTAATGTAGCTAATTTACGTGCGGCTAAAGAAGGAGACACAAAACCCGGTCTATGAGCCAGTAAAAACTTGAGTCGTTCTGTTGCAGCAGCCACATAACTAACAACGTTAAAACCATCTGGCCCTGTGGAACTATAACCAACTAGCACCCTGTCAAAGCCACCATCTTCATGAACTTTGGCAAAGTTACGCACATAGTTTAAATCTATACTTCCCCCCGTAATTGATACGGTAGGACTATGTAACTCTGACGCATTTCGCGTACCAATCATGCCAATAAATTCAACAGGCATAAATATCTTTACTCCAAGTTATTAATCATGAGTCAAAAATTCTTCTCCCTTCCCTTGTCTCTCTTTTCCCCCTACCTCACCTAGAAGCAGTAGTTCCCAAGGGACACACAGATGCAGCAATATCTACTTTTTGGGGAATAATTTTTTGTTCTAATAACCAATCAGCCGTTTTTTGGAGATTGGCGACATCTTCACTGTTGGGAAAGACGTAAGATTCAGGGCCGCGATTTTTAGTAACTTGTTTGGCTACTGCATCCGAAAGTTTTAATTCTTTAACTAAAAAATCTGATGCAGCATTAGTATTTTTATTTAGCCAATCACCATCTTCACTTAAAGCAGTCAGAGCAGCTTTAACTGCTACAGGATTTTCTTTGGCTGCATCACCGCGCACAACCATAATGCCGTAGGTCGGTGCAGGGTGTGTCGTGGTAATTCTTCTGGCTTTATGTTCTAATTCCGCAATCGAAATATAAGGTTCCCAAACTGCCCAACCATCAACAGAGCCTTGATATAAAGCAGGCGCAGCGTCATTTGGTGATAGATAAACTCGCTGGACTTTTTCTTTGGGAATCTTTTCTTTTTCCAAAACTTTTAATAAGAGATATTCGCCTGCGCCACCTTGATTCACTGCTACTTTTTTACCGATTAAATCAGCAGGTTTGCGAATAGGAGAATCACCACGAACTAAAATAGCACTGCCCAAAGAATCAGGACTCGGACGCTGCACAGAACCAATACAAAGAGGCTGTCCCGCCGCAATTCCAGAGATGGTCGGAATATCACCACACCCGCCAATATCGGCTCGATTACCATTGAGAGAACTTAACAGCGTAGCACAACGGTCAAATGGGCCACTCCATTCAACTTTAATATTTTGTGCTGTTAACTGACGCTCTAACTCACCTCTTTGACGGGCTAGGGGAATAATGCCGCCTTTTTGGTAGCCCAAGCGAATGACATTGTTTTTCTCTGTTGTTTTGGTAGCAACAGTATTTGAATTTGAGGTTGTATCGGACTTAGCTGAGACATTTGTAGCTGTTTGTTGGCTGCAACTAGAAGCGATCAATCCTATCAAAGAAACTGCGATCGCTAATATCTTACCAGTAGAATATTTTTTTGTATCCGCAAAGCGGTGGTCTTGGTCATTATTCACCACAATTTACTCCTTGATGTCAATTTTTAGGAGTTTAAGCAGCCATATTGATGATGATAGCAACTTAAATACATTAAATCGACCGATTTACCGTATTTAATAAAAATCAGCATACCATCTTTCGATAGACTGCCCAAACCAAATCAATATTTCTTTATCTCTGAACCAGAGAATAAAACCTTGGCATGAGACATTTTTGCTAAAAAACTGGTACAAGCCTACCCTTATATTCCTGATTGATAAAATCTTTGACTTTAGGGTCAACGAGTAGCTTATTT from Aulosira sp. FACHB-615 includes:
- a CDS encoding acyl-CoA dehydrogenase family protein, with protein sequence MSKPPVLEAATTTAKFLPNLFELVDSLAADFATRAAIHDSDSSFPFENFDALHKARLLSLTVPVEFGGLAVGYTTACRVIEKIASGDASTALVLTMHYLQHANAARHRRWHPVVYERLCRESVQGIALLNAARVEPELGTPARGGLPATIAKRTADGWLITGHKQYTTGSPILRYFVVWARTEDEEPQIGSFLVPRHLPGIKIVETWDHLGMRATGSHDLILEDVGIPSEYALDVRPLKAWSQPDPLMLAAGSLLLSALYQGVATAARDWLVEYLNERSPTNLGASLATLPRFQVAVGGIEALLYANQRLIYGLATDIDKGEPDPKVNLQAQTVKYLVTNNAIKAVETGLQLIGNPGLSKKNPLERHYRDVLCSRIHTPQNDVICSSLGKSALKVGVGNGELGVVKQKSK
- a CDS encoding LLM class flavin-dependent oxidoreductase, which codes for MPVEFIGMIGTRNASELHSPTVSITGGSIDLNYVRNFAKVHEDGGFDRVLVGYSSTGPDGFNVVSYVAAATERLKFLLAHRPGFVSPSLAARKLATLDHFSHGRVAVHIITGGSDAEQQRDGDWLDHDTRYRRTDEYLDVVRRVWTSQEPFDYEGEFYQFKGAFSDVKPLQQPHIPIYFGGASGAAVGVGAKHSNVYAFWGEPIGAIKQRIAEVKAAAPPGKDLRFSISLRPILGETEAKAWEKAHYILSRINEIRGQAPAVPEAVGSLRLLDFAKEREIHDKRLWTPIAAATGARGNTTALVGTPEQVAESLFDYYKAGVTTLLIRGFDPVEDALAYGRDVIPLVRQEVQRLERQTATVA
- a CDS encoding class II aldolase/adducin family protein — its product is MPNFTRPEPPVFERVEEERLYRKQRLAAAFRLFGRFGFSEGIAGHITARDPEFTDHFWVNPLGKYFGHIRVSDLLLVDKEGEVVKGDAPVNRAAFAIHSQVHEARPDIVAAAHAHSLHGKAWSSLGRLLDPLTQDACAFYQDHTLFDDYKGVVLDTSEGKRIAESLGDKKAVILRNHGFLTVGQTVDEAAFWYISFERSAQAQLLAEAAGKPLPIDHETASFTHGQVGTHTGGWFSFQPLYDRIVREEPDLLE
- a CDS encoding ABC transporter substrate-binding protein — its product is MPPTWLVSEVEPLPSLIVFLYLKINVSTNWLRQNFILSLGCFLALATTACSEVKSTSPTTIAANPTPSEVAASDTTQLRVAKYKGGWDLSLKLAGQDNFPYKTQFTEFTGGNLMVQAINAGAIDLASASEIPPIFAIESKASVKIIATLKGPTTGQVVLVPKNSTAKTIADLKGKKVGYVKATTAHYFLIKMLEKVGLTMKDINAIPLSIPDGLSAFRKGELDAWATYGYSIPQAQKEGARVLESAQDILSGNFVIIASPNAIADPQKKGAIADFLCRLQKSQNWRESNLKQWSKTYSTAINVDEGIVYQDAQQGQKQRRQEILPISDEAIASQQKVADTFFKAGVIPAKVEVKQLWDNSFNEDINKCKSN
- a CDS encoding aliphatic sulfonate ABC transporter substrate-binding protein, whose translation is MVNNDQDHRFADTKKYSTGKILAIAVSLIGLIASSCSQQTATNVSAKSDTTSNSNTVATKTTEKNNVIRLGYQKGGIIPLARQRGELERQLTAQNIKVEWSGPFDRCATLLSSLNGNRADIGGCGDIPTISGIAAGQPLCIGSVQRPSPDSLGSAILVRGDSPIRKPADLIGKKVAVNQGGAGEYLLLKVLEKEKIPKEKVQRVYLSPNDAAPALYQGSVDGWAVWEPYISIAELEHKARRITTTHPAPTYGIMVVRGDAAKENPVAVKAALTALSEDGDWLNKNTNAASDFLVKELKLSDAVAKQVTKNRGPESYVFPNSEDVANLQKTADWLLEQKIIPQKVDIAASVCPLGTTASR